The Coccidioides posadasii str. Silveira chromosome 5, complete sequence genome has a segment encoding these proteins:
- a CDS encoding uncharacterized protein (SECRETED:SignalP(1-17)~EggNog:ENOG410PMUV~COG:M~TransMembrane:1 (n3-12c17/18o58-79i)) produces the protein MKFSILVLFVFASLVFAQDEWDDFYNNFATDLTPLLALFGEQVTKQFLSESTSLLDNVIFAAAPLGILTAIVSVIRVCGSPSLRAFIGRAQEGRGIAEVELCSSTSNDVCELMAPRWHCACFW, from the coding sequence ATGAAGTTTTCTATCCTTGTGTTATTTGTATTCGCCTCGCTAGTCTTTGCGCAGGACGAGTGGGATGACTTTTACAATAACTTCGCCACGGATCTAACCCCTCTGCTGGCTTTATTCGGAGAGCAGGTCACCAAACAGTTCCTGAGCGAGTCAACTTCTCTTCTAGATAACGTTATTTTCGCTGCTGCCCCGCTGGGCATCCTAACGGCTATTGTATCTGTCATCCGGGTCTGCGGAAGCCCATCACTCCGAGCGTTTATAGGACGAGCGCAGGAAGGCCGAGGAATAGCTGAAGTAGAACTTTGCTCCTCCACCAGTAACGACGTATGCGAACTTATGGCACCGCGGTGGCATTGCGCGTGTTTTTGGTAG
- a CDS encoding uncharacterized protein (EggNog:ENOG410PQWB~COG:S), which produces MAPPPKRRKLAIAPVDEIVFDNDARHDFLTGFHKRKVQRAKHAQEIAEKKAKEERREHRRKLREERQAEFQRALDQNRKRIQELNGPSESESESNPDQDNDAEWAGFPEPVDYEAEYIDENKYTTVTVEDMDPSKEGMYKAAESIDGVDEDEESPKTTGAVTKTPEKQTSTGNDRSQAKKKKKKRKFRYECHAERKITRMKERMGNRKQAKARRAT; this is translated from the exons ATGGCACCTCCTCCTAAACGCCGGAAATTGGCTATCGCCCCTGTCGACGAAATTGTTTTTGATAATGACGCCCGTCATGATTTTCTCACCGGATTCCACAAGAGAAAAGTACAGCGGGCCAAGCACGCGCAAGAGATAGCGGAGAAAAAGGCGAAGGAGGAAAGGAGGGAGCACCGCCGAAAG TTGCGGGAAGAGAGGCAGGCGGAGTTCCAAAGAGCACTCGACCAGAATCGTAAACGGATACAGGAGCTTAATGGCCCATCGGAATCCGAAAGCGAGAGCAATCCGGACCAAGACAATGATGCAGAATGGGCAGGATTCCCTGAGCCGGTGGATTACGAGGCGGAATATATCGACGAGAATAAATATACCACTGTAACGGTGGAGGACATGGATCCCTCGAAGGAAGGGATGTACAAAGCAGCAGAGAGTATCGATGGGGTTGATGAGGACGAAGAATCCCCAAAGACAACTGGTGCTGTGACTAAAACACCAGAGAAGCAAACATCAACGGGGAACGATCGCAGTcaggcaaagaagaagaaaaagaaaaggaagttTCGATATGAATGTCATGCCGAGAGGAAAATCACGAGAATGAAGGAACGGATGGGCAATCGGAAGCAGGCGAAAGCTAGACGAGCAACATGA
- a CDS encoding uncharacterized protein (EggNog:ENOG410PNPX~COG:Z): protein MSGMGAQFLAKHKALQEENENLRDQVAQLREEIKGLKDVNREQERQVTELSQGKELLGKDIERVRGQLGEAKEALDAGAQDNAKLKALESRVELLQNELDETFASAKQANKSRQEAELTAEHFERQAKSAEAQAKEWEAKHDEISQKYKALEQEMKDLETTLNSI from the exons ATGTCGGGCATGGGAGCTCAGTTCCTAGCG AAAcacaaagctcttcaagaggaGAATGAAAACCTCCGTGACCAAGTCGCACAGTTGCGGGAAGAGATCAAGGGCCTCAAAGACGTGAACCGAGAACAGGAGCGGCAGGTCACAGAGCTTTCCCAGGGGAAAGAACTGCTTGGAAAGGATATAGAGAGAGTCCGTGGCCAACTGGGGGAAGCCAAAGAAGCACTCGATGCTGGTGCCCAAGACAATGCGAAGTTGAAGGCCCTTGAAAGCCGCGTAGAACTCCTACAAAACGAATTGGATGAGACCTTTGCCTCTGCAAAACAGGCAAACAAGAG TCGTCAGGAAGCGGAGCTTACAGCGGAACACTTCGAACGCCAGGCAAAATCCGCCGAGGCACAGGCAAAGGAATGGGAAGCAAAGCATGATGAGATATCGCAGAAGTACAAGGCACTGGAGCAGGAGATGAAGGATTTGGAGACTACTCTCAATAGCATCTAA
- a CDS encoding uncharacterized protein (EggNog:ENOG410PJEQ~COG:S~TransMembrane:1 (o25-46i)~MEROPS:MER0017242~BUSCO:9538at33183) has translation MADTPPPQPPSSWNFSSMIGSVVQFLRLPVLASSGLAVVASGMLYFKQNDIIYPRNFPAGSRTDVPKPSEFGMLDFENLRIPTPDGEILSAFFIRPPIKDVKPKLTALLFHGNAGNIGHRNPIAEVLGKILNCNVLMLEYCGYGLSTGTPDENGLKIDAQTGLDYLRQRPETRDTKILVYGQSLGGAVSINLVARNQDQGDIAGLILENTFLSIRRLIPSVFPAAKYMTRLCHQQWASEDMLPKIQDIPILFLSGLKDEIIPASHMAELYKICRAKTKIWRTFPNGSHNDTVAEPGYFEHIYSFVVDEVLD, from the exons ATGGCCGACACACCGCCCCCGCAACCTCCTTCGTCCTGGAACTTTAGCTCCATGATTGGGAGTGTCGTTCAGTTCCTCAGATTGCCGGTCCTTGCTTCCTCTGGACTTGCAGTGGTTGCAAGTGGGATGCTTTACTTTAAGCAAAA CGATATCATCTACCCCCGTAATTTCCCCGCCGGTTCCCGGACAGACGTCCCCAAACCCTCTGAATTCGGCATGCTAGACTTTGAAAATCTGCGCATCCCCACTCCCGACGGCGAAATTCTGTCTGCGTTTTTCATCCGCCCACCAATCAAGGATGTCAAGCCTAAACTTACTGCACTTCTCTTCCACGGTAACGCCGGCAACATCGGACATCGCAACCCCATTGCTGAGGTTCTTGGGAAAATATTGAATTGCAACGTCCTAATGCTGGAATATTGTGGCTATGGCTTGTCCACAGGGACTCCAGACGAGAACGGTTTGAAGATTGACGCACAGACCGGCCTGGACTATCTGAGACAACGACCAGAGACGCGTGACACCAAGATCCTAGTCTATGGACAAAGCTTAGGAGGAGCTGTGTCGATTAATCTTGTCGCGAGAAATCAGGATCAGGGTGATATTGCGGGATTGATCTTGGAGAATACCTTTTTAAGTATTAGGAGGTTGATTCCTAG TGTGTTTCCTGCAGCAAAGTATATGACGCGACTGTGTCATCAGCAATGGGCGAGTGAGGATATGCTGCCCAAAATTCAGGACATCCCAATTCTGTTTTTGAGTGGACTGAAAGATGAAATTATTCC CGCTTCACACATGGCGGAACTTTACAAAATCTGCAGAGCAAAAACCAAGATTTGGCGAACCTTCCCCAATGGCTCGCATAATGATACTGTTGCAGAGCCAGGATACTTTGAACATATTTACTCCTTTGTTGTTGATGAAGTTCTGGATTAA
- a CDS encoding uncharacterized protein (EggNog:ENOG410PUE5), with amino-acid sequence MESSSFWRRHQSSLEGIINFHDPQPLPADQRHHAQRRFYKIVNNFDDGNRTSGYKRSLLVRYTYEYSRSELSKDTFLRAFFEFMEVDFVGEGDRDFDDQAQVGRKLAEFADFLLDNFYLPMKATSKNTLQPTPAHLSVVQRVQGRLHEFTGTLERLSFLRGLCLVRDRHRCVISRAFDKQEAVNRLNLHGDNAQDDEGKLLRPPFAFLEVAHILPHSLTQADANSELSDSKKAALMILNMFDCDVSHLVDGINIDRPSNAISLTHEFHRDFGNFDVYFEPVADQEHTYQIKSFLPSLALEGIPVTRTLYLADDQSIDPPLPRLLAIHNAIAHILHLSGAGEYIDKILRDMEETGVQRDGSTNLGRIVKLKLAGWLNDAVDAH; translated from the exons atggAATCTTCGTCGTTTTGGCGTCGTCATCAGTCGTCCCTTGAGGGCATAATCAACTTTCATGATCCCCAGCCCCTACCTGCGGATCAGCGTCACCATGCTCAGCGCCGGTTTTACAAAATTGTCAACAattttgatgatggtaaCAGAACAAGTGGATACAAGCGCTCTTTGCTGGTCCGCTATACTTATGAGTATTCGCGCTCTGAGTTATCGAAGGATACATTTTTACGTGCTTTCTTCGAATTCATGGAGGTAGATTTTGTTGGCGAAGGGGATAGAGACTTTGATGATCAGGCTCAGGTAGGCAGGAAGCTGGCCGAATTTGCAGATTTCCTCCTAGACAATTTCTATCTGCCGA TGAAAGCTACTAGCAAGAACACTCTACAACCCACCCCAGCCCACCTATCGGTGGTCCAGAGAGTACAGGGAAGACTGCACGAATTTACCGGGACTCTAGAGCGATTATCCTTTCTTCGGGGCCTTTGTCTCGTCCGCGATCGCCATCGATGTGTTATATCGCGTGCATTTGATAAGCAAGAGGCAGTAAATCGTCTGAATCTGCATGGTGATAATGCTCAGGACGACGAAGGGAAACTGCTTCGACCCCCGTTTGCTTTCTTGGAAGTGGCCCATATACTTCCACACTCCCTAACACAAGCGGatgcaaattctgaactG AGTGATTCCAAGAAAGCAGCGCTTATGATTCTCAACATGTTCGACTGTGATGTTTCACATCTTGTTGACGGCATCAATATTGACCGACCATCCAATGCTATAAGCCTGACCCACGAGTTTCATCGGGATTTTGGCAACTTCGATGTTTACTTTGAACCTGTTGCGGACCAGGAGCATACTTATCAGATTAAGAGCTTTCTCCCTTCACTCGCATTAGAAGGAATCCCTGTCACTCGTACACTCTATCTTGCAGACGACCAGTCAATAGATCCGCCTTTGCCCCGGCTACTTGCGATTCACAACGCCATTGCTCATATCCTTCACCTCTCCGGCGCAGGTGAATATATTGATAAAATTCTCCGGGATATGGAAGAAACGGGTGTGCAACGGGATGGGTCCACAAACCTCGGCCGGATAGTGAAGTTGAAATTGGCTGGTTGGCTGAACGACGCAGTTGATGCCCATTAA
- a CDS encoding uncharacterized protein (SECRETED:SignalP(1-19)~EggNog:ENOG410PQNX~COG:S~TransMembrane:1 (n5-15c19/20o236-259i)~BUSCO:12194at33183): MRFRVFGLLALGLAAGIDAFRDTSPFFFFSTQEFETSSRQILSANTVRDDVHRKLLSCPSDYYIIVSQPGVHFLDYASRKSSPRLREKVLKKDSAVKSSLAVSEVVGDIDIGDLVSKLESRCGADSIVLNGASNYFPSISHRGRPQIVKIEFPELPIDSKRAETLVDYDLYLATIIDHLPVTNYSVVYTTTARASSGAGSDILRMQDPLHLQLKREPESPNDKPSDNRPLFEKYQFLSPGIFMGLLASVPLILILYIGISGLMSVKISYAAFDKANGPAAAAAKKQQ; the protein is encoded by the exons ATGAGGTTTAGAGTCTTTGGGCTGCTGGCCCTGGGGCTCGCTGCCGGAATTGATGCATTTAGAGACACgtccccttttttctttttctcaaCACAGGA GTTTGAAACAAGCTCTCGACAGATCTTATCTGCGAATACCGTTCGAGATGATGTACATAGAAAGCTGCTTTCATGTCCGTCAGACTACTATATTATCGTTTCCCAACCTGGCGTCCATTTTCTCGACTACGCGTCACGGAAATCGTCACCACGGCTACGCGAGAAGGTCCTAAAAAAGGATAGCGCTGTGAAGTCCAGCCTTGCAGTTAGTGAAGTTGTGGGAGATATCGATATAGGGGATCTGGTGTCAAAGCTCGAGTCGAGATGTGGCGCCGATTCCATCGTGTTGAACGGAGCCT CCAACTATTTTCCATCGATATCACATCGTGGCCGGCCACAAATCGTTAAAATAGAGTTCCCGGAGCTACCGATAGATTCGAAACGTGCAGAAACACTCGTTGATTATG ATTTATATCTCGCTACAATTATTGATCATCTGCCTGTGACTAACTATAGCGTCGTCTACACAACTACAGCAAGAGCTTCAAGTGGAGCGGGGTCCGACATTTTGAGGATGCAAGACCCCCTTCATCTCCAGTTAAAGCGGGAACCCGAATCTCCTAATGACAAGCCCTCTGATAACCGACCACTGTTTGAAAAGTATCAGTTCCTGAGCCCAG GCATATTCATGGGTCTTTTGGCATCTGTTCCGcttattcttattctctACATTGGTATATCTGGTTTAATGAGTGTGAAGATATCATATGCTGCGTTCGACAAAGCGAACGGTcccgctgctgctgcggcaAAGAAGCAGCAGTGA
- a CDS encoding uncharacterized protein (EggNog:ENOG410PN42~COG:O~BUSCO:10872at33183), which produces MALRSPAFRNLLGFHTSISPVKHIQRRWAQVHDVRFVATHQPNNVLARYKDKLDQKAKQEGHSSISSLKEAYQDKIQAVRVADALQSTPPQPNPTQPVSPSSSPRSQTTQASRVSSSRGKSATPGIKPLSAYLDIQKILTLPQKEIETLWRLRHAPNPNSVCATIPLETYHRIIKTAKQNPQFILPLPREIETPAEDANSSNGSSTQTATAAEMHFLQWGFHPPSSTPTATPTSPDFRTENTHTSTVIFTHLASYKLHGAYSQPHTIITHHLDLADEKGLVLMNGTVVPDRGVSLDEAKLLIMWLQRFYDWGVDGSQGGRKGEMLRMFSRGDVEGFKVEDLVEEVERV; this is translated from the exons ATGGCGCTTCGTTCCCCAGCATTTCGAAACCTCCTCGGCTTTCATACTTCGATATCGCCTGTCAAGCATATTCAAAGACGCTGGGCGCAGGTTCATGATGTCCGATTTGTTGCGACACACCAGCCAAACAATGTGCTGGCGAGATACAAAGATAAGCTCGATCAGAAAGCGAAACA GGAAGGCCATTCGTCTATATCTTCCCTAAAGGAAGCTTATCAGGACAAAATTCAAGCCGTGCGCGTAGCTGATGCTCTGCAATCGACACCTCCCCAGCCAAATCCAACGCAACCTGTTTCaccctcttcctctcctAGATCCCAGACGACCCAGGCTTCCAGGGTCTCAAGTTCTCGTGGGAAATCCGCCACACCAGGCATTAAACCTCTGTCCGCATACCTCGACATCCAAAAAATTCTCACCCTCCcacaaaaagaaatagaaacCCTCTGGCGCCTAAGACACGCCCCGAACCCAAACTCAGTATGCGCGACCATTCCGCTGGAAACGTATCACAGAATCATCAAAACCGCAAAACAGAATCCCCAATTTATCTTACCTTTACCCCGAGAAATCGAAACCCCCGCAGAAGACGCGAATTCTAGCAATGGCTCTTCTACCCAGACCGCCACAGCCGCGGAAATGCACTTCCTCCAATGGGGTTTTCACCCACCCTCGTCGACTCCAACCGCTACACCCACTTCCCCTGATTTCCGAACTGAAAACACCCACACGTCCACCGTAATATTCACCCATTTGGCGTCGTACAAGCTCCACGGAGCTTACTCACAGCCCCACACAATAATAACCCACCATCTAGATTTAGCTGATGAAAAGGGGCTGGTCCTCATGAACGGCACAGTGGTGCCAGATAGAGGCGTAAGCCTAGACGAGGCGAAATTGTTGATTATGTGGCTGCAGCGGTTTTATGACTGGGGTGTTGACGGAAGTCAGGGCGGCAGGAAGGGAGAGATGTTGAGAATGTTCAGTCGAGGAGATGTGGAAGGATTTAAAGTCGAGGACTTGGTCGAAGAGGTCGAAAGAGTTTAG
- a CDS encoding uncharacterized protein (EggNog:ENOG410PMUV~COG:M~TransMembrane:3 (o6-24i78-98o104-123i)), giving the protein MPSAGTVLLVTGMFLCAWLIETTTEEKVFKKRVRMYWLQQGGQTIGDQVFDAFAHSADLDEYMTSWKREGPITRAREGLVWLAVGSTSVGFVLQFVGLRGLHSFVALFQLGATVIMAIVRAGLRPQRLGEGRNELRDSGSSVNGHELDWFAHRVDRENCPQRFLEGTWEVYPTVPRCPNEDPGENKIQVSGLYGDVSESGSETMKSVIKWISSLQSDGTEASENPHIAARILYYRARLSRLTQEQSTSLPEEWQIDVRRHAQSLKIALEDVARIIFSGRFQLKQGWEDISAIFWTVDIVTESPDEGVRPIHVIIKRVNGAWRTDLSELGAILGLWIWSIRNGSKYTIPNPDKFFALVRSWDEVERVKLDLLTWVSGSLKRDFAVWECYDPEFDIACRDLDHLPVLSVPLSIQKRNSLYGYSQSFNCNAKALYVSTRHGLPLMCAQDIFTIFICRVVNAIQDISDFEPFLEAGGDTVRSQDGSFRLVNRHIDSIAEAFRNAGLGSREDALTSMIPILRAHSLLVIPENIKTSVLTLAAERRRKNDFVNAEDMLRWIYHNLNNGTPTEQKVLTRELGELYRRALQAEDIRTRSFGYNGILNVLDTFQGSERVDEIKQNYIWAAVQFASINQDLTYRAALSKAMKRNLADGLDNMSISAALKCEPFYPVCLIIATKWRAEVCDPIPHLDVPPLCLAARRGCWELVEDLLSLSFDINAQDQEGRTGMFFAAEWGHYDTVRCLLDYNAALGPNNLNQSPLWIAAANGHNTVVELLLENGANPEQQDIGGCSPLWIAAANQHEATVRMLLGRNADVNSRNIDGDTPLMATARTRSEAVLSLLLDFGADMNAKARDGYNALSYAISSKCIENISLFLDRGCHLEDRNGLGWTALLTAVGSCEPSGEMVAFLLDEGAYVEAKDERGRTPLLVAAEMNRPLEVIRALLARKAAVNATDAKNLTPLDFVVINRRADITQLLLEFGADTECKGNNYMTPLFQAVANGDAAIAELLLEHGADPSHHAAGVSVLTKSIDVERFDITAMLLKKGAFLGHWYEDVNAYFCRVMETQDEELVRLLLKHCKNLQAHWQILQRAEEIGNERIVKMLLDHGVRPYPKSPAREAAKTGKPDYKAI; this is encoded by the exons ATGC CATCCGCCGGGACTGTCCTCTTGGTAACGGGTATGTTCCTGTGTGCATGGCTTATTGAGACGACGACCGAGGAGAAGGTTTTCAAAAAGCGAGTGCGAATGTACTGGTTACAGCAAGGTGGTCAAACAATCGGTGACCAAGTTTTCGATGCATTTGCCCATTCAGCAGATTTGGATGAGTATATGACCTCATGGAAACGAGAAGGGCCAATTACTCGAGCCAGGGAGGGGCTTGTGTGGCTCGCCGTTGGAAGCACATCAGTCGGGTTTGTTCTTCAATTTGTCGGCCTGCGAGGTCTCCATTCGTTTGTCGCATTGTTTCAACTCGGAGCAACAGTGATAATGGCCATCGTCCGAGCCGGACTCAGACCCCAGCGCCTAGGAGAGGGAAGGAATGAGCTACGTGATTCCGGCAGCTCTGTCAACGGACACGAATTGGACTGGTTTGCTCACCGCGTTGACCGGGAAAATTGTCCTCAGCGATTCTTGGAAGGCACGTGGGAAGTGTACCCGACAGTCCCCAGGTGTCCGAACGAGGATCCTGGCGAAAACAAGATACAGGTCAGCGGACTATACGGTGATGTCTCGGAGAGCGGATCGGAAACCATGAAATCGGTGATTAAATGGATATCTAGTCTTCAGTCGGATGGTACAGAAGCCAGCGAAAACCCACATATTGCTGCCCGGATTTTATATTACAGAGCTCGACTTTCTCGCTTAACCCAAGAGCAATCCACTTCCCTCCCTGAAGAGTGGCAAATAGATGTTCGGAGACACGCACAGAGTTTAAAGATTGCTCTCGAGGACGTGGCGAGAATCATATTCTCTGGGCGGTTCCAGTTGAAGCAGGGCTGGGAAGATATTTCGGCGATATTTTGGACGGTAGATATTGTCACCGAAAGCCCCGACGAAGGTGTACGACCTATCCATGTCATCATCAAGCGCGTAAATGGTGCTTGGAGAACCGATTTATCCGAGTTGGGAGCCATTCTTGGATTATGGATTTGGTCAATACGGAATGGGTCTAAATACACAATACCAAATCCGGATAAATTCTTTGCTCTCGTGAGGTCGTGGGATGAGGTTGAAAGAGTTAAGTTGGACCTGTTAACATGGGTTTCGGGTTCTCTAAAGCGTGATTTTGCCGTATGGGAATGCTACGACCCGGAGTTTGATATAGCTTGCCGGGACTTAGACCACCTCCCAGTGCTCTCAGTACCTCTTTCTATTCAAAAACGGAATTCATTGTACGGATATAGTCAGAGCTTCAATTGCAATGCAAAGGCCTTATATGTCTCAACAAGACATGGGTTGCCATTGATGTGCGCGCAGGATATATTTACAATCTTTATCTGCCGGGTGGTGAATGCAATTCAAGACATTTCAGACTTTGAACCTTTCCTTGAGGCTGGTGGCGACACAGTCCGTTCACAGGATGGTAGCTTTCGGCTTGTCAACCGGCACATTGACTCGATTGCTGAGGCGTTTAGAAACGCGGGTCTTGGTTCTAGGGAAGATGCTTTGACGAGTATGATCCCAATCCTACGAGCTCATTCTCTGCTTGTCATACCAGAAAATATCAAAACGTCTGTATTAACATTGGCGGCCGAACGGAGGCGAAAGAATGATTTCGTTAATGCAGAAGATATGCTTCGTTGGATCTATCATAATTTGAATAATGGAACGCCAACAGAACAGAAGGTTCTGACAAGGGAGCTTGGGGAGCTTTATCGCCGCGCACTGCAGGCCGAGGACATCAGAACACGGAGTTTTGGTTATAACGGTATTCTTAATGTATTGGATACCTTTCAGGGTTCTGAAAGGGTGGATGAAATAAAGCAAAATTATATATGGGCTGCGGTTCAATTTGCCTCAATAAACCAGGATCTGACATATAGAGCCGCCCTTAGCAAAGCAATGAAACGCAATCTGGCCGACGGACTAGACAACATGAGCATATCTGCCGCGCTCAAGTGTGAACCTTTTTATCCAGTGTGCTTGATAATCGCAACAAAATGGCGTGCGGAGGTTTGTGACCCAATCCCGCACCTAGATGTGCCTCCTCTGTGCCTTGCCGCACGGAGGGGATGCTGGGAATTGGTAGAAGACTTGCTTAGTCTTTCTTTTGATATCAATGCGCAAGATCAAGAAGGCCGTACAGGAATGTTCTTTGCTGCCGAATGGGGTCACTACGACACGGTGCGTTGTCTTTTGGACTATAATGCTGCGCTGGGCCCTAACAACCTAAACCAATCGCCGCTTTGGATCGCCGCGGCAAACGGACATAACACAGTGGTGGAACTCCTTCTTGAGAATGGCGCAAATCCCGAGCAACAGGACATCGGGGGTTGTTCCCCACTTTGGATTGCGGCGGCTAACCAACATGAGGCTACGGTAAGAATGCTTCTTGGTCGAAACGCAGACGTCAATTCCCGAAATATAGACGGTGATACTCCCTTGATGGCGACAGCGCGGACTAGATCAGAAGCTGTCCTGTCTCTGTTGTTAGATTTCGGCGCCGATATGAACGCTAAGGCTAGGGACGGGTATAATGCATTATCCTATGCTATATCTTCAAAATGCATTGAAAACATATCCCTATTTCTTGACAGGGGCTGCCATTTGGAGGACCGGAACGGTTTAGGCTGGACTGCATTACTCACAGCGGTGGGAAGCTGTGAGCCGAGTGGAGAAATGGTCGCGTTCCTGCTTGACGAAGGGGCTTACGTTGAGGCCAAAGACGAGCGCGGTAGAACACCGTTGCTGGTTGCAGCAGAAATGAACCGTCCACTAGAGGTTATAAGAGCTTTGCTTGCGAGGAAAGCAGCTGTCAATGCCACAGACGCAAAAAATCTAACCCCCTTGGATTTTGTGGTGATCAACAGACGAGCGGACATTACACAATTGTTACTGGAGTTTGGTGCGGACACTGAATGCAAAGGGAACAATTACATGACACCATTGTTCCAAGCCGTGGCCAATGGAGATGCGGCAATTGCGGAATTGCTCCTTGAGCATGGAGCGGATCCGAGTCATCACGCGGCCGGCGTATCGGTCCTCACAAAGTCCATCGATGTAGAGCGGTTCGATATAACGGCAATGTTACTGAAAAAAGGCGCCTTTTTAGGCCACTGGTATGAAGATGTGAATGCCTACTTCTGTCGTGTCATGGAGACCCAGGACGAGGAACTCGTCAGGTTGCTGCTTAAGCACTGTAAGAACCTACAAGCACACTGGCAAATACTTCAGAGGGCAGAGGAGATAGGCAACGAGAGAATTGTTAAAATGTTACTTGATCATGGTGTGAGACCATACCCGAAGTCTCCGGCCCGGGAGGCCGCGAAGACAGGTAAACCGGATTATAAAGCCATATAG